A region of the Variovorax sp. 54 genome:
ACTCACGGCCGAGCAGATCTCGCAAGCCTATTTCGGCAGCGTCGGCATCGAGGACTCCCATGCTTGAAACCCTGCTCCAGGGCGTGCTGCTCGGCGGCCTCTACACGCTGTTCGCGCTCGGCCAGTCGCTGATGTTCGGTGTCATGCGGCTGACCAACACCGCGCAGGGCGACTTCATCATCCTGGGCGCCTTCGCGGTGATCGCCGGCGTCTCGATGACCGGTGCGTCCGTGCCGTGGCTGGTGGTGCTCGCGGTGCTGCCGCTGGCCTTCGGCTTCGGCTATCTGCTGCAGCGCCATGTGCTCAACGGCACGCTGGGCAAGGACCCGCTGCCCTCGCTGGTCGTGACCTTCGGCCTGTCGATCGTGATCCAGAACCTGCTGCTGGAGCTGTTCTCGGCCGACCCGCGCGCCATCGAGGTCGGCGCGCTGGCCACCGCCTCGGTGCCGCTGGGCGACACGCTGGCGCTGGGGGCGCTGCCGCTGGTGATCCTGGCGGTCGCGGTGGCGGCCACGGCCGTGATGCAGTGGTTGTTCGCGTGCACGCCGCTGGGCCGCACCTTCCGCGCGGTGTCCGACGACCGCGAGATCGCCGAGCTGATGGGCCTGAAGGCCAAGCAGGTCTACGCGCTGGCCACGGGCATCGCCTTCGTGCTGATCGCCATCGCCGGTGCGCTGCAGGGCATGCGCACCACGGTGTCGCCGTCGGACGGCCCGCTGCTGCTGCTGTTCGCCTTCGAGGCCGTGATCATCGGCGGCATGGGCTCGTTCTGGGGCACGCTGGCCGGCGCCATGATCCTGGGCATCGCGCAGCAGATCGGTTTTCGCATCGACTCGGGCTGGGGCATCTGGTTCGGCCATCTCGTGTTCCTCGCGGTGCTGGTGCTGCGGCCGCAGGGACTGTTCCCCAAGACCCGCTGACGACAGCGCCTGACATGACCGACAAGACCTCTCCCGCGCCGCTCAAGCACGTGCTGTTCATCATGTGCGACCAGCTGCGCGCCGACCATCTCTCGTGCTACGGCCACCCGCGGCTGCAGACCCCGCACATCGATGCGCTCGCCGCGCGCGGTGTGCGCTTCAGCCACGCCTATGCGCAGGGCGCGGTCTGCGGCGCCTCGCGCATGTCGACCTACACCGGCCGCTATGTCAGCAGCCACGGGACCATGTGGAACTTCGTGCCGCTGTCGGTGGGGCAGAAGACGCTGGGCGACCACTTGCGTCCGCACGGCGTGCGCTGCGCGCTGGTCGGCAAGACGCACGTCGAGGCCGACACCGAGGGCGCCCATCGCCTGGGCATCGACCCGACGCAGGGCGCGGGCCAGCTCGCGATGGAAGGCGGCTTCGAGCCCTATGCGCGCGACGACGGCATCTGGCCGCCGGGCTTCAAGGTCACGGGCAATGCGTACTGCGACTGGCTGCGCGCACAGGGCTACGCGTCCGACAACCCCTGGCACGACTTCGCGAATTCGGGCCGTGGCCCCGACGGCGAGATCCTCAGCGGCTGGCAGATGCGCTGGGCCGACCGGCCCGCGCACATTGCCGGCGCGCACAGTGAGACGCCCTACACGACCGACCGGGCGATCGACTTCATGCGCGAGGCCGGCGATGCGCCCTGGGTGCTGCACCTGTCGTACATCAAGCCGCACTGGCCCTACGTGGCGCCTGCGCCGTACCACGCGATGTATGGGCCCGACGACATGCTGCCCGTGGTGCGCAGCGAGGCCGAGCGCGTCGATGCGCACCCGGTGGTCGAGGGCTTCCGCCGCGAGACCGTGAGCCGCAACTTCAGCCGCGACGAGGTGCGCAACACCGTGGTGCCGACCTACATGGGGCTCGTGAAGCAGGTCGACGACGAGCTCGGCCGGCTCTTCGCCTTCATGGCCGAACAGGGGCTGGACCGCGACACGCTGGTCGTCTTCACCAGCGACCACGGCGACTACCTGGGCGACCACTGGCTGGGCGAGAAGGAGCTGTTCCACGACCCGATCGTGAAGGTGCCGCTGATCGTGGTCGACCCGCGCGCCGAGGCCGATGCACGCCGCGGCACGGTGAGCGACGCGCTGGTCGAGTGCATCGACCTCGTGCCGACCATGCTCGATGCGCTGGGCCTGCCGCAGCCGGCCGAATGGCTCGAAGGCCAGTCGCTGCGCCCGCTGCTGCACGGCCATGCCGGCGCGGCCGGCAAGGACCTGGTGGTGTGCGAGAACAGCTTCGCCTTCCGCGACGAGGTGCGCCTGCCGCTGGCCCAGCCCGTCGAGCGCTGCCACATGACGATGCTGCGCACGCGCCGCTGGAAGTTCGTGCACTTCGAAGACCTGCCGCCGCAGCTGTTCGACATGCAGGCCGACCCCGACGAGCTGGTCGACCTGGGCCGCGACCCGGCCTTGGCCGCAGTGCGCGAGCAGATGCTGGGCCTGCTGTTCGACTGGCTGCGCCAGCGGCGGCGCTTTCCCACGGTGGCGCCCGAGGACATCGCGCGCTGGAACGAGCGCGAGCTGGCGGCCGGCATCCTCATCGGCGCCTGGTAGGCCACGCCGGCCGATCCGCGCACCCCATTTCAAAAAAAGGAGACATCCCATGAACGCTTTCCGCCGACCTCTCGCGGCCTGCCTGGCGGCAGCCGCCGCATTCGCCTCCCTCGCAGCCAGCCACGCTGCCGACACCTGGCCCACCAAGCCCGTGCGGCTGGTGGTGGCCTTCCCGGCCGGTGCGCCGGGCGACATCGTCTCGCGGCTGATGCAGCCGGCCCTGCAGAAGGCGCTGGGCCAGCCCGTGGTGGTCGACAACAAGCCGGGGGCGGGCGGCAACATCGGCATGCAGGAAGTGGCGCGCGCCACCGACGGCCACACGGTGCTGGTCGGGCCCGACACCATGCTGACCATCAACCCGCACCTGTACCGCAAGCTCGCGATCCGCCCGATGGAAGACCTGGTGCCCGTGACCCAGCTGGCCGCGTTCAGCCAGGAGCTGGTGTGCTTTCCCGGCGCCGGCATCAAGACCCTGCCCGAGCTGCTGGCCGCGGCCAAGGCCAAGCCCATGAGCTACGCCTCGGGCGGCCCCGGCGTGCCCGGCCACATGGCCATGGAAATGCTGCTGGCCGACGCCGGCGTGCAGATGCAGCACGTGCCCTACCGCGGCCCGAGTCCGGCCATGCAGGACGTGATGGGCGGCATGGTGCCCTGCGGCTTCCTGGCCTCGCCGACGGTCGGCCCGATCATCCGCGACGGCAAGCTGGTGGCCATCGCCGTGTCGGGCAGCAAGCGCCTGGGCAGCCAGCCCACGGTGCCGACCGTGGCGCAGGCGGGCATCCAGGGCTACGACGCCAGCTTCGCCGAGATGATGGCCATGCCGCGCGCCACGCCGCCGGCCGTGGTGGCGCGGCTGCAGGCCGAGGTGGCGAAGGCGCTGGCCGCGCCCGAGCTGCGCGAGCGGCTGGCCACCATGGACCTCGAGGTGGTGGCCAACACGCCCGAAGAAGCGGCGCGTCGCCTGCGCGCCGAGCACCAGCGCTGGGGCCAGGTGGCCGCGCGCGTGCAGCTGCAGCTGGACTGAGCGCGATGGCCCCCGTCGTCGTCACCATCGACACCGGCAGCAGCCGCCGCGCGGGCTGGACCGCCGCCGCGCTGGTGGCGGTGGCCGCCACGCTGCCCTTCTGGGGCGAGCCCAGCTGGATGCGCGAGTTCGTCGAGATCGCCTGCTACTTCATCTTCGCGATGATGTGGAACCTGCTGGCCGGCTACGGCGGCATGGTCAGCATCGGGCAGCAGGCCTTCTTCGGCTTCGGCGGCTACGTGATGCTGATGCTGGGCAACTTCGCGGGCGTGAATCCGTTCGTGGCGATTCCGCTCGGGGCACTGGCCGCGGCGTTGATCGCGGTGCCGGTGTCCTTCGTGGCGTTCCGGCTGTCGGGCGGCTACTTCGCCATCGGCACCTGGGTGATCGCCGAGGTGTTCCGGCTCAGCTTCGCCAACGTGTCGGCGGTGGGCGGCGGCTCGGGCACCACGCTCACGGCACTGCGCGGCATCGAGCGCGCCACGCGCGAGAGCGTCACCTACTGGATGGCGCTGGGCTGCGTGGTGGCGGCGGTGTCGCTGGTCTACCTGTTTTTGCGCAGCCGCTTCGGGCTGGCGCTGCTGGCGATCCGCGACAACGAGATGGCCGCCGAGTCGCAGGGCATTCCAGTGGCGCGCATGAAGCTCGCGGTGTACGTGGTGGCGGCCTTCGGCGCCGGGCTGGCGGGGGCGCTGTACTTCGTGGGCAACCTGCGCATCAGCCCCGACGCGGCCTTTGCGCCGAACTGGACCGCCTTCGCGATCTTCATGGTCGTGATCGGCGGCATCGGCCGCATCGAAGGGCCGCTGGTGGGCGCGCTCGTGTTCTGGGCGCTGAACAAGTTCTTCAGCGACTACGGCACCTGGTACCTGCTCGGGCTCGGGCTGCTGGCCATCGTGGTCACACTCTTCTTCAAGCAGGGGCTGTGGGGCTGGGCGCAGCAGCGCTGGGCCTGGTCCCTGTTCCCGACGCAACGGCGCCTGATGATGCCGCCGCACGCGCTTTCTTCTTCCGACCTGGAGCCCGACGCCCATGCGCAACATCGATGAACACACCATCACCGCCGCCGTGCTCGACCGCATGGCGGGGTGCGAGGACGCGCGGCTGAAAGAAGTGCTGTCGGCGCTCGTGCGCCACCTGCACGACTTCGCGCGCGAGGTGAAGCTGACCGAGGCCGAGTGGGCCGCCGGCATCGACTTCCTCACCGCCACAGGCCAGAAGTGCGATGCGCAACGCCAGGAGTTCATCCTGCTGTCGGACACCCTGGGCCTGTCGATGCTCGCCGTGGCGATGAACCACGCCAAGAGCCCGCAGGCCACCGAGGCCACGGTGTTCGGCCCCTTCCACGTGGCCGATGCACCGCGGCTGCCGCTGGGCAGCGACATCGCGGCCGGCGCGGTGGGCGAGCCGCTGTTCGTGGAAGCCACCGTGCGCGGGCGCGACGGCGAGCCCGTTGCCGATGCGGTGGTCGATGTGTGGGAGGCCGATGCCGAAGGCTTCTACGACGTGCAGCGGTCCGTAGATCACGCGCAGGGGCGGGCGGTCTTCCGTACGAACGCCGAGGGCCGGCTGTGGTTTCGCGGCGTGGCGCCAGTGGCCTATCCGATTCCCACCGACGGGCCCGTGGGCGCGATGCTGCGCGCGACCCGGCGGCATCCGTGGCGGCCTGCGCATGTGCACTTCATGGTGCAGGCGCCGGGCTACGAGACGCTGATCACGCACGTCTTCCGCGAGGGCGACCCGTACCTCGACAGCGATGCGGTGTTCGGCGTGCGCAGTTCGCTGATCGGCGACTTCGCGGCGCATGCCCCGGGCCGCGCGCCCGACGGCAGCGTGCAGGACGGGCCGTTCCACACGCTGGACTTCGCGTTCGTGCTCGAGACGGCCGAGGGCTGAGGGCCCGCGAACCGTTTTGGCGTTTCGGCGCCTCTATGGCAGGTGTCCATCCTTGAGGAGCCCTGCACCATGTGTCCTGTTTCCATCACCTGGCATCTGCTTCGTGGCGCGGGAGCCTTGGCGCTCATTGCGTTGGCCGTGCTGCTGTCGTCCGCGCATCCCTGGATCGCGCCGCCCGCCGTCGTTGGCGCCTTGCTGCTGCTGCGCGGCTGCCCGATGTGCTGGCTCGTCGGGCTGCTCGAAAGGCTGTCTGCGCGCAAGGCGGCAAAGGCGTCCGAGGCCACTTCCCAGAGGGCTTCGTGAGCGTTCGGCCCTCCTGAAATGGAAGGTTGATCCGGGATTCCATTGACCCGTTTCGACGGGGTGATGCCCCATTAGTGTGAGTTTGTTTGCACACGATGACAAAAGAACAGGCCTACCTGTTTCCGTTGGTCAATATCGGCACTTTTCCCTATCGACTGTTCATAAACGTTAATACATTCCACTCCATTGTGAGAGGCATGTGGGGAGCGATGAAAAGGGAACCGATGGTGGACAGGGTGGAAACAAAAAACGGCCGTGTGGTGGTGCTGACGGACTCCGGCGAAGAGATCGACTGGCTGCGAAGCCGGTTGAAGGACGCTGGCTTCAGCCCGTTGTGTGTCGTCAACGAGGAAGACCTGCTCGAGGCTGCGTCGATGCCGGGCGTCGGGCTGTTCCTGCTGATGGGCGAGGCGATGGAGTGCGCGCTGCCGGAGATCCTGTTCGGCATCGGTGCCAGCCGTTCGGCCACGGCGCCGGTGGTCGTGCTGACCCGGTCGCGCGGCGTGATGGAAACGGCCCGCGTGTCGGTGTTCGACGTCGACGATTTCCTGGTGAACCCCTGGAATGCGGAAGAGGTTGTGGCGCGCGTGTCATCGCTGTGCGGCACGAAGTCGCTGCGCAGGAACGCGAAGCCGCACGGCCTCTACGGTTTCCAGCTCGTGCGCAGCCGCCTCGCGGTCGAGTACGCGAGCCGCGAAGCCATCATGACGCCGAGCGAATTCGAGATCGCCCGTGTGCTGGTGCGCCACCTCGACACGCCCGTGTCGCGGCAGCAACTGCCCCAGGGACCCCGCAGGAATGAAGAGCACGGGGCCAGCCGTTCGCTGGACGCGCTGGTGTCCCGGGTGCGCAAGAAGCTGGAGTCGATCGTGGGCGATGAATTCCGGGTGCGCTCGCTCTACGGGGTGGGTTACACGCTGGAGCGCGCGCACAACCGACGCGGCGGGTGAGGAGGGCGGGCAACGCCCCGCGATAGCCGAGGCCCGAAGGGCGGCGCAACGCCGTCCTGAATAACGAGGCCTGTCGATTCGATTTCGAATTGAAATCGGGTTTCAAAAGAACAACGAGTGAATTCCGGTGAGGTGAGCCGGTCGCCATTGGCTTGAATTGAATTCGAGCCAATGGCGCAGCCGTGCCTGTCGAAATGGAATTGAATTTCGAATATTCAGTGCATGAAATTTCATGTGAATTACCCGAGGGGCATCGGCGGGTGAGATTTGGTGGCTCGTCTGCCAGATGTCATGGCGCCTGCTTACAGGGCCTGTGAATTTGTAAATTCGGTTGCAAAGATGCCGAAAAAAGCCGTCTGCAGGCCGTCGGGCGTTGCGCCGAATTGACCTCGGGGCTCTGCAAGCTGCCCGGGAGTGATCGCTGGCGGCATGAAATTATTCAAACGTATCAACCACTTGTTCGAAGTCTGCATGTGAAATTGATCACGAACGAATTGCGCCATTATTCACAATCCATGCAATCGTCCAAATTGCATCCGTATTCACAGTTGTTAACTTTGGAGGGCTCGTCGTGACATTTTCACGGAACCCATGGCGATTGGAAGAGGCGGATCACTGAGGCGCGATTGATTTTGTAAACATCTAGAAAATAATATGAACGTGGTAAATGGCTCATCGATGCGGCTGAAAAAGTGCTCGCGCATGAGGTCTCGAACGGGCGTCGGAGGCGGTCGAAGTGTCGTCGCCGGTGCGATGTGTCAGTGGTGTGCTGCAAGTGGCTGGGAAATGGCTTTGACGCCAATTCGCGAGGCCACAGGTCAAGTCGGTTGATCTTTGTGCTGCCTCGGTCTGGCTTTGAAGTTGTTTTTAGGAGTTGTCTATGTCTATCGGAAGTTCATCTCAATTGAATTCGTTCATGTCGCCGGTCGTCCGGCTGACCGTTCGCCTGGGCCTGGGGCTCGGCGTGGCCATGACCCTGGGGCTGGGCGGCGTGGCCGCTGCACAGGGCACGCAAGCCGCGCCCGCACCCACCGAGGCCGCGCAGAAGAAGACCGTCGCGGTCGTGCTCACGCAGGCCAAGGTGGTCAAGGACGCGCAGGGCAAGGAGCAGCTGGTGTCGGCCGATTCGGTCAAGCCGGGCGACGTGCTCGAGTACACGGCCACCTACACCAACCACACCGGCAAGAACGTCAGCGGCCTCGTGGCCAACCTGCCGATTCCCGAAGGCCTGGAGTACCTGCCGAAGACCGCCAAGCCGGGCGCAACGCTGGTCAAGGTCGCGACCAAGGACGGTGCCTTTGCGGCCGAGCCGCTGGCGCGCACCGTCAACGGCAAGTCGGAGCCGGTTCCGTACAACGAGTACCGCTCGCTGCGCTGGACGCTGGGCCAACTGCCCGCCAACGGCTCGGCTGCCGTGACCGCGCGCGCCAAGGTCGAGGTGGTCGTGCCGCCCGCGCCCGTGGCTGCTGGCGAACCGCAAAAGGTTGCGCGCATCGCGCCCTGAGTTCCCCGCGCTGACGACGACCGTCGGCGGCACTGAGCCGCGCTGACGGCCGGTTCTCTTTCTTTCCCAAAACCCCGCTGGTTTTTCCATTGCCGGTTTCCGTTCGCGGAAATCCCCGGCCGGGGTGAGTTCGTCCTTTTTTTGACCTTTTTGACCCCAACCCGAGGAGAAACCCAAGTGACCCCAACCTTGTCTGCCCGTCGCACCGGCCCCGCGCCGCGCGCGCTCTGGGCGGGCGCAGCAGCCTTGACGCTGAGCTTCCTGTTCGGAAGCTCCGGTGCCTTCGCTGCGGCTCCACCCGCCAACACCATCATCGGTAACCAGGCTTCGGCCACTTACCTGGACCCCAACGGCGCCAGCCAACTGGCCACCTCCAACCTCGTGCAGACGACGGTGCAACAGGTCGGCTCGTTCAACCTGGACACCTACACCTCCGTGACGACCAACGTGGTCAACACGAAGACCGGCGCTGCAGGCACGACCGTGTACGCACCGCACGTGCTGACCAACACCGGCAACGGCAGCGACACCTTCACGTTCACCGTGACCGCACCGGCCAGCCCGAACGGCTTCACCAAGGTCGAAGTGTTCGCCGACGCGAATGCCGACGGCGTGCCTGACAGCACGACCGCGCTGTGTTCGGTCGTTCCGGGTGCCGTGTGTAACGTCCCGGCCCAGACCGTGGCGGGCAACAACGGCACCTTCCCGTTCGTCGTCGCGTACTCGATCCCGAGCACCGCTTCGTCGGGCACGTTCACCTCGCCGGTGGCCGCGACCATCACGGCCACGGCAGGCACGCCGGCGCTGTATGCCGCCGGCAACCTCACGGCAGCCGACGTCGACAACGTGAACCTCACGGACAAGGCGGCCTTCAATGCCACCAAGAGCCTGAGCGTTCCGTCGGTCGCCTGGTCCGCCAATGGCGGCGCCTGGCCCGCGGCTTCGACGAGCGGTCCGCGCTCGGTCGCCGGTTGCGCCGCCACCGTGGCAGGCGCGACCGCGCCGGCCGCAGGCTGCGTCTACACCACCTACACGTTGAAGTTCAACAACACGGGTGGTGCGGCTGGCCGGTTCGCCTTGACGGACACGCTGCCTGCTGGCTTCACGTACGTCCCCGGTTCAGCGGTCTGGAGCAACGCCCCCGGCGTCGCGCTCACGGACGCGGCAGCGGGCGACACGGCCGGGATCGATTTCAGCGCCGCTGGAAACGACCTGACCGTCGTCGTGAACACGCTGCAGCCGAACGTCACGCAGACGGTGAGCTTCGTGGTGATGGTCAATGACACGGCGGCCATCGGCACGTCGACCACGACCAACACGGCCAAGTACAACCCTGTCGACGCACCGGGTGCGACCTCCACGACCCCGGGCACGACGGGTTCGCCGACCAACCCGGCGAGCTACAACGTCATCGGCACCTTCGGCATCATCCTGGGTTCGGCTGACGCCACCGCCAGCCCGACGGCCTCGAAGGACACCGGCGCAGGCAACCCCAACACGAGCGTGGCCGACACCACGACCGTCGCCAGTGCAGGGGCAGGCACCACGGTGAAGTTCACGCAGACCGCGTTCAACACCGGCAATGCCACGGACGTCGTGAACCTCGCAGTGGCTGCGGGCAACACGTTCCCGGCGGGCACGACCTTCAGGTTCTTTGCCGCCGACGGCCTCACGCCGTTGATCGACAACAACAGCGACGGCGTTCCCGACACCGGTCCGATCGCAGCCAACGGCAGCGTGAAGTTCGTGCTGGCGGCCACGCTGCCGGCCTCGGCAGCGCCGGGCACGGGCGGCACGGCGATCGTCACCGGTACCTCGACGGGCGACAGCACGAAGACGGAATCGACGCGCGACACGCTGACCAACGTGACGGGTGTGCTGGTCGACCTGACCAACACCACCGGCGGTAGCAACGACGCGCTCAAGGGTGACCTGGGCACCGGTCCGAGCGCACAGCCGACGACCGTGAACTCGACGCCTGCGGGCACGGGCACGATCTTCACGCTGTTCGTGAAGAACAACGACTCGACGGCCAACACCTACAGCCTGGCGGCCAGCCAGAGCAACAGCTTCCCGGGCAGCCTGCCCGCGGGCTGGACCGTCAAGTTCGTGGCGGCAGGTTCGACCTGCACGGGCGCAGCGGTCACCACCCTGGCTGTCGGCGGCAATGCGCAAGCGCCGGTCGATGCCTGCGTGACGCCGCCTGCTTCGCAGACGCCGGTCACCGGCCAGGCGATCTACTTCCAGGTGCGTTCCACCATCGCGACCTCGACGGGCGTGGTGGCCATCGACACGAAGCTGGACGCAGTGACCGTGACCACGGCCAACACCTTCGGCGCGACCCTCACGCCGAACAACAACGGCCAGGTCGCTCCCGGCGGTTCGGTGGTGTATGCCCACACGGTGACCATCACCGGCGCGCAAAGCTGCGGCACCAAGTACAACGTCACGGCCACGCTGCCCGCAGCCGACGTGACGGCGGGTTGGACCACGGCGCTGTACGTTGACGTGAACGGCGACGGCCAGATCGACGGTGGCGACACGCTGGTGACGAACGGCACGGTCACCCCGACCGCACCGCCCACCGGCACCGCGCTGGACAGCGGCAAGACGCACAAGCTGCTCGTCAAGGTGTTCGCACCAGGCGGTGCCACGGCAGGCGCCACCGACACCGCCACGGTGACGGTGACCTTCCCTGACGTCGCAGCTTGCGGCTCGCCGACGGCCACCGACATCACCACGGTCATCACGGGCCAGATGCGCCTCGTGAAGACGCAGGCGCTGGACGTGAACTGCGACGGCACCGAGGTCCCGACCTCGTCGGCTCCGCTGGTCGCCAAGCCGGGTCAATGCCTCGTGTACCGCGTCGTCGCGACCAATGAAGGTTCCGCTCCGGTGACCAACATGTCGATCAATGACGCCGTGCCGGCCTACACCACCTTCACGGGTGCCACGCAGCCTCCGGCGCCCACGCGGTGCACGTCGACCGGTGTGACGCCCGCCTTCGCGGCAGCGAACTACACCTCGACCGCCACCACGGTCGCTTGCGGCAGCGCAGCCAACACGGTCGCACCTGGCGGCACCGCCACGCTGCTGTTCTCCGTGATGGTCAACAACTGAGCTTCACCCGAGTGAAGCGGAACCGATGGGCGTCCGCCCATCGGTTCCCTCGCACAGGGCCTGCGAAAGCCTGTGCGTTTTTCCTTTGCGCCTTCCCTCTCTTTCTCTTTCGAGAAGAGGGCGCAAACGAAAAAGTTCTTTCGTTTCTTCTGATCCCCCAGCGGTGATCGATCAAGGGTTCGCGGCATGCTGTTCACTTTCAATCCCAGAAGCACACACCGGCCATCGTGGCGCGGATGGGCTGCTGCGCTCGCCGCTGGCGCCGCGCTGCTGGTGGGTGGTGTCGCCCAAGTGAACGCCGCTCCGGCCCCCGCCGGCATCGTGATCCGCAGCATTGCCACGGGCACGTATGTTCCGAACGGCCTGGCGCAGACCGAGACCATCTCGTCCAACGAAGTGATCGCCACGGTGCTGCCCGTGGAAGCCCTGGTGCTCACGCAGGACCAGTCGCTGTCGCGCCCGCCGGCAAGCATCGTCACGCTGAGCCACCTGCTCACCAACACCGGCAACGTTGCCTCGACCTACACGCTGGCGCTGGCCAACAACGCGGGCGGCTGCGCGGCCGACACGCTCGATCTGTCGGCACTGCGCGTGGTGCGCGACACCAACAACAACGGCGTGGTCGATCCGGCCGATCCGGTGGTGCAGCTCAACGCAGCAGGCGCGATCTCCCTCAAGCCCGGCGAGACTGCTGCACTGCTGGTGCAGGGCACGATCCCCACGGCTGCGACCGGCGTGGCCTGCGTCGGTTTGACCGCCACCACCGCACTGCAAGGCCTCGTGGCGACGAACCGCGACATCGTCACCGTCGGCAACGCCGCCGCACTGCAGCTCGTCAAGTC
Encoded here:
- a CDS encoding Bug family tripartite tricarboxylate transporter substrate binding protein; translation: MNAFRRPLAACLAAAAAFASLAASHAADTWPTKPVRLVVAFPAGAPGDIVSRLMQPALQKALGQPVVVDNKPGAGGNIGMQEVARATDGHTVLVGPDTMLTINPHLYRKLAIRPMEDLVPVTQLAAFSQELVCFPGAGIKTLPELLAAAKAKPMSYASGGPGVPGHMAMEMLLADAGVQMQHVPYRGPSPAMQDVMGGMVPCGFLASPTVGPIIRDGKLVAIAVSGSKRLGSQPTVPTVAQAGIQGYDASFAEMMAMPRATPPAVVARLQAEVAKALAAPELRERLATMDLEVVANTPEEAARRLRAEHQRWGQVAARVQLQLD
- a CDS encoding branched-chain amino acid ABC transporter permease, giving the protein MAPVVVTIDTGSSRRAGWTAAALVAVAATLPFWGEPSWMREFVEIACYFIFAMMWNLLAGYGGMVSIGQQAFFGFGGYVMLMLGNFAGVNPFVAIPLGALAAALIAVPVSFVAFRLSGGYFAIGTWVIAEVFRLSFANVSAVGGGSGTTLTALRGIERATRESVTYWMALGCVVAAVSLVYLFLRSRFGLALLAIRDNEMAAESQGIPVARMKLAVYVVAAFGAGLAGALYFVGNLRISPDAAFAPNWTAFAIFMVVIGGIGRIEGPLVGALVFWALNKFFSDYGTWYLLGLGLLAIVVTLFFKQGLWGWAQQRWAWSLFPTQRRLMMPPHALSSSDLEPDAHAQHR
- a CDS encoding branched-chain amino acid ABC transporter permease; translated protein: MLETLLQGVLLGGLYTLFALGQSLMFGVMRLTNTAQGDFIILGAFAVIAGVSMTGASVPWLVVLAVLPLAFGFGYLLQRHVLNGTLGKDPLPSLVVTFGLSIVIQNLLLELFSADPRAIEVGALATASVPLGDTLALGALPLVILAVAVAATAVMQWLFACTPLGRTFRAVSDDREIAELMGLKAKQVYALATGIAFVLIAIAGALQGMRTTVSPSDGPLLLLFAFEAVIIGGMGSFWGTLAGAMILGIAQQIGFRIDSGWGIWFGHLVFLAVLVLRPQGLFPKTR
- a CDS encoding DUF11 domain-containing protein → MTPTLSARRTGPAPRALWAGAAALTLSFLFGSSGAFAAAPPANTIIGNQASATYLDPNGASQLATSNLVQTTVQQVGSFNLDTYTSVTTNVVNTKTGAAGTTVYAPHVLTNTGNGSDTFTFTVTAPASPNGFTKVEVFADANADGVPDSTTALCSVVPGAVCNVPAQTVAGNNGTFPFVVAYSIPSTASSGTFTSPVAATITATAGTPALYAAGNLTAADVDNVNLTDKAAFNATKSLSVPSVAWSANGGAWPAASTSGPRSVAGCAATVAGATAPAAGCVYTTYTLKFNNTGGAAGRFALTDTLPAGFTYVPGSAVWSNAPGVALTDAAAGDTAGIDFSAAGNDLTVVVNTLQPNVTQTVSFVVMVNDTAAIGTSTTTNTAKYNPVDAPGATSTTPGTTGSPTNPASYNVIGTFGIILGSADATASPTASKDTGAGNPNTSVADTTTVASAGAGTTVKFTQTAFNTGNATDVVNLAVAAGNTFPAGTTFRFFAADGLTPLIDNNSDGVPDTGPIAANGSVKFVLAATLPASAAPGTGGTAIVTGTSTGDSTKTESTRDTLTNVTGVLVDLTNTTGGSNDALKGDLGTGPSAQPTTVNSTPAGTGTIFTLFVKNNDSTANTYSLAASQSNSFPGSLPAGWTVKFVAAGSTCTGAAVTTLAVGGNAQAPVDACVTPPASQTPVTGQAIYFQVRSTIATSTGVVAIDTKLDAVTVTTANTFGATLTPNNNGQVAPGGSVVYAHTVTITGAQSCGTKYNVTATLPAADVTAGWTTALYVDVNGDGQIDGGDTLVTNGTVTPTAPPTGTALDSGKTHKLLVKVFAPGGATAGATDTATVTVTFPDVAACGSPTATDITTVITGQMRLVKTQALDVNCDGTEVPTSSAPLVAKPGQCLVYRVVATNEGSAPVTNMSINDAVPAYTTFTGATQPPAPTRCTSTGVTPAFAAANYTSTATTVACGSAANTVAPGGTATLLFSVMVNN
- a CDS encoding intradiol ring-cleavage dioxygenase; the encoded protein is MRNIDEHTITAAVLDRMAGCEDARLKEVLSALVRHLHDFAREVKLTEAEWAAGIDFLTATGQKCDAQRQEFILLSDTLGLSMLAVAMNHAKSPQATEATVFGPFHVADAPRLPLGSDIAAGAVGEPLFVEATVRGRDGEPVADAVVDVWEADAEGFYDVQRSVDHAQGRAVFRTNAEGRLWFRGVAPVAYPIPTDGPVGAMLRATRRHPWRPAHVHFMVQAPGYETLITHVFREGDPYLDSDAVFGVRSSLIGDFAAHAPGRAPDGSVQDGPFHTLDFAFVLETAEG
- a CDS encoding sulfatase-like hydrolase/transferase, which translates into the protein MTDKTSPAPLKHVLFIMCDQLRADHLSCYGHPRLQTPHIDALAARGVRFSHAYAQGAVCGASRMSTYTGRYVSSHGTMWNFVPLSVGQKTLGDHLRPHGVRCALVGKTHVEADTEGAHRLGIDPTQGAGQLAMEGGFEPYARDDGIWPPGFKVTGNAYCDWLRAQGYASDNPWHDFANSGRGPDGEILSGWQMRWADRPAHIAGAHSETPYTTDRAIDFMREAGDAPWVLHLSYIKPHWPYVAPAPYHAMYGPDDMLPVVRSEAERVDAHPVVEGFRRETVSRNFSRDEVRNTVVPTYMGLVKQVDDELGRLFAFMAEQGLDRDTLVVFTSDHGDYLGDHWLGEKELFHDPIVKVPLIVVDPRAEADARRGTVSDALVECIDLVPTMLDALGLPQPAEWLEGQSLRPLLHGHAGAAGKDLVVCENSFAFRDEVRLPLAQPVERCHMTMLRTRRWKFVHFEDLPPQLFDMQADPDELVDLGRDPALAAVREQMLGLLFDWLRQRRRFPTVAPEDIARWNERELAAGILIGAW
- a CDS encoding winged helix-turn-helix domain-containing protein; the protein is MTKEQAYLFPLVNIGTFPYRLFINVNTFHSIVRGMWGAMKREPMVDRVETKNGRVVVLTDSGEEIDWLRSRLKDAGFSPLCVVNEEDLLEAASMPGVGLFLLMGEAMECALPEILFGIGASRSATAPVVVLTRSRGVMETARVSVFDVDDFLVNPWNAEEVVARVSSLCGTKSLRRNAKPHGLYGFQLVRSRLAVEYASREAIMTPSEFEIARVLVRHLDTPVSRQQLPQGPRRNEEHGASRSLDALVSRVRKKLESIVGDEFRVRSLYGVGYTLERAHNRRGG
- a CDS encoding DUF11 domain-containing protein, which gives rise to MSPVVRLTVRLGLGLGVAMTLGLGGVAAAQGTQAAPAPTEAAQKKTVAVVLTQAKVVKDAQGKEQLVSADSVKPGDVLEYTATYTNHTGKNVSGLVANLPIPEGLEYLPKTAKPGATLVKVATKDGAFAAEPLARTVNGKSEPVPYNEYRSLRWTLGQLPANGSAAVTARAKVEVVVPPAPVAAGEPQKVARIAP